A single genomic interval of Paracoccus contaminans harbors:
- a CDS encoding ferritin-like domain-containing protein, protein MALTSDIQTLDDLFVHQLQDIYYAENQILGALQKMIGKATDADLKAGFETHLAETQGQIQRLQQVFQLHGEAPKAINCPAIDGIIREADETSGEIADKSVLDAALLASAQAVEHYEITRYGTLVAWAKELGFDDCAALLQQNLDEEQATDRKLTALAEARVNARAQ, encoded by the coding sequence ATGGCCCTGACAAGCGATATCCAGACCCTTGACGATCTGTTCGTTCATCAACTGCAGGACATCTACTATGCCGAGAACCAGATCCTCGGCGCCCTGCAGAAGATGATCGGCAAGGCCACCGACGCTGACCTCAAGGCCGGCTTTGAAACCCATCTGGCCGAAACCCAGGGCCAGATCCAGCGCCTGCAGCAGGTGTTCCAGCTGCATGGAGAGGCCCCCAAGGCGATCAACTGCCCCGCCATCGACGGCATCATCCGCGAGGCGGACGAGACCTCGGGCGAGATCGCGGACAAGTCGGTTCTGGATGCGGCGCTGCTCGCTTCGGCGCAGGCGGTCGAGCATTACGAGATCACCCGCTATGGCACGCTGGTCGCCTGGGCCAAGGAGCTGGGGTTCGACGATTGCGCCGCATTGCTGCAGCAGAACCTTGACGAGGAACAGGCCACCGATCGCAAGCTGACCGCGCTGGCCGAGGCCAGGGTCAACGCCCGCGCGCAGTGA
- the cysT gene encoding sulfate ABC transporter permease subunit CysT, with amino-acid sequence MSLRPFIRRSPMPGLGLSMGITLTMVSLVVLLPIGALMMRGIAYGPANLWAVIDRPRVWAALLLSFRLALLAALFNLLFGGLLAWVLARYRFPGRRILDAAVDLPFALPTAVAGIALTALYVPKGVLGGLAAGIGWKIAYTQWGIFIALVFVGLPFVTRTLQPVIEEIDREVEEASATLGASRAHTLRRVILPMLAPAALTGFALALARAVGEYGSVIFIAGNLPMKTEIAPLLIVIQLEEFNYDAAAAIGIAMLVISFAMLLAINLIQIWSRRRIGDV; translated from the coding sequence ATGAGCCTGCGCCCCTTCATCCGGCGATCACCCATGCCCGGCCTGGGGCTGAGCATGGGGATCACGCTCACCATGGTGTCGCTGGTCGTGCTGCTGCCGATCGGGGCGCTGATGATGCGCGGGATCGCTTACGGCCCGGCCAATCTGTGGGCGGTCATCGATCGCCCGCGGGTCTGGGCGGCGCTGCTGCTGTCGTTCCGCCTGGCGCTGCTGGCGGCGCTGTTCAACCTGCTGTTCGGGGGGCTGCTGGCCTGGGTGCTGGCGCGCTATCGCTTTCCCGGACGGCGCATCCTGGACGCGGCGGTTGACCTGCCCTTTGCGCTGCCGACGGCGGTGGCGGGGATCGCGCTGACCGCGCTGTATGTCCCCAAGGGGGTGCTGGGCGGGCTGGCCGCCGGGATCGGCTGGAAGATCGCCTATACCCAGTGGGGCATCTTCATCGCCCTGGTCTTTGTCGGGCTGCCCTTCGTCACCCGCACGCTCCAGCCCGTGATCGAGGAGATCGACCGCGAGGTCGAGGAGGCATCGGCCACGCTGGGCGCCAGCCGCGCCCATACGCTGCGCCGGGTGATCCTGCCCATGCTGGCCCCGGCGGCGCTGACCGGATTTGCGCTGGCGCTGGCGCGGGCGGTCGGCGAATACGGCAGCGTCATCTTCATCGCCGGCAACCTGCCGATGAAGACCGAGATCGCCCCCCTGCTGATCGTCATCCAGCTGGAGGAATTCAATTACGATGCCGCGGCCGCCATCGGCATTGCGATGCTGGTGATCAGCTTTGCCATGCTGCTGGCGATCAACCTGATCCAGATATGGAGCAGACGGAGAATCGGCGATGTCTGA
- a CDS encoding patatin-like phospholipase family protein, producing MMTSWNHVLSFSGGNALGVFHAGAVQALIERGIMPAHVAGTSIGAITGALWLGGPPEQAVERLTAFWQGSVDGLALGGASALRKASALRALLVGRPALFRPGLPGFLAALPGVIPDDHLFETAPMARLLSSLVDIEALNASPTRLSIVALDQTTGEPAVFDNHDGGLRIEHVLASAALPLGFPPVVIDGRRLVDGGLSENCPVRRLFEPMPTSATRCWVLDPWPLAGAAPGSLDQVLSRGQDLAFASQRAWALRDVRARVEAADMPPVMVHEVLPSGDGWEIGAKAFDYTPAALARRWEAGHAAMTQALDAVDEAAAEPSAPAAAPSVAADA from the coding sequence ATGATGACCTCGTGGAACCATGTCCTGTCCTTCAGCGGCGGCAATGCGCTGGGGGTGTTCCACGCAGGGGCGGTGCAGGCCCTGATCGAACGCGGCATCATGCCTGCCCATGTGGCGGGCACCTCGATCGGGGCGATCACCGGGGCGCTGTGGCTTGGCGGGCCGCCCGAACAGGCGGTCGAGCGGCTAACCGCGTTCTGGCAAGGTTCGGTGGACGGTCTTGCCCTGGGCGGCGCATCGGCGCTGCGCAAGGCATCGGCGCTGCGCGCGCTGCTTGTGGGGCGCCCGGCGCTGTTCCGCCCCGGCCTGCCGGGTTTCCTCGCCGCCTTGCCGGGGGTCATCCCCGACGATCACCTGTTCGAGACAGCCCCGATGGCGCGGCTGCTGTCCAGCCTGGTGGATATCGAGGCCCTGAACGCATCGCCCACGCGCCTGTCCATCGTCGCCCTTGACCAGACCACGGGCGAGCCGGCGGTGTTCGACAACCACGATGGCGGCCTGCGGATCGAGCATGTGCTGGCCAGCGCCGCGCTGCCTCTGGGGTTCCCGCCCGTCGTCATCGACGGGCGCCGCCTGGTTGACGGCGGACTTTCCGAGAACTGCCCCGTCCGCCGCCTGTTCGAGCCGATGCCGACATCGGCCACCCGCTGCTGGGTGCTCGACCCCTGGCCGCTGGCCGGTGCTGCGCCGGGCAGCCTCGATCAGGTGCTCTCGCGCGGGCAGGATCTGGCCTTTGCCTCGCAACGGGCCTGGGCGCTGCGCGATGTCAGGGCGCGGGTCGAGGCTGCCGACATGCCCCCGGTCATGGTGCACGAGGTCCTGCCCTCGGGCGATGGATGGGAAATCGGCGCCAAGGCCTTCGACTATACCCCAGCCGCCCTGGCACGGCGGTGGGAGGCGGGCCATGCCGCGATGACGCAGGCCCTTGACGCGGTGGATGAAGCGGCAGCGGAGCCTTCAGCCCCCGCCGCAGCCCCAAGCGTTGCCGCCGACGCCTGA
- a CDS encoding sugar ABC transporter substrate-binding protein codes for MKTRLTMIAALFGATLLSTGGAMAAGATVAFLMPDQASTRYEEHDFPGFQKAMKELCADCQVIYQNANGDVNLQQQQFNSVIAQGAKVVVLDPVDSAAAAGLVEIAHSQDVKIIAYDRPIPAKPADYYVSFDNKGIGQAIAQSLVDHLKAGGVAEGAGVLQINGSPTDAAAGLIRDGIDAALDASAYKTLAEFDTPEWAPPKAQEWAAGQITRFGADIKGIVAANDGTAGGAIAALKAAGVSPLPPVTGNDATIAALQLILAGDQYNTISKPSEVVAEAAAKVAVALVNGQTPEAKTTLYDTPAELFVPAVVTKENIKAEIFDKGIQTYDQVCTGEYAAACEAAGISK; via the coding sequence ATGAAGACCAGACTGACGATGATCGCCGCCCTGTTCGGCGCGACGCTGCTGTCCACCGGGGGCGCCATGGCGGCCGGTGCGACCGTTGCGTTCCTGATGCCCGACCAAGCCTCGACCCGCTATGAGGAGCATGATTTCCCCGGCTTTCAAAAGGCCATGAAGGAACTCTGCGCCGACTGCCAGGTGATCTATCAGAACGCCAATGGCGACGTGAACCTGCAGCAGCAGCAGTTCAATTCGGTCATCGCCCAGGGGGCCAAGGTCGTCGTGCTGGACCCGGTGGACAGCGCCGCGGCAGCGGGGCTGGTCGAGATCGCCCATTCCCAGGACGTCAAGATCATCGCCTATGACCGCCCGATCCCGGCCAAGCCGGCGGATTACTATGTCTCGTTCGACAACAAGGGCATCGGCCAGGCGATCGCGCAGTCGCTGGTTGACCACCTCAAGGCCGGGGGCGTGGCCGAAGGCGCGGGCGTGCTGCAGATCAACGGCTCGCCCACCGACGCGGCGGCAGGCCTGATCCGCGACGGCATCGACGCGGCGCTGGACGCATCGGCCTACAAGACGCTGGCCGAGTTCGACACCCCCGAATGGGCGCCGCCCAAGGCGCAGGAATGGGCGGCCGGGCAGATCACCCGCTTTGGCGCCGACATCAAGGGCATCGTGGCGGCCAATGACGGCACCGCGGGCGGCGCCATCGCCGCGCTGAAGGCCGCGGGCGTGAGCCCCCTGCCCCCGGTGACCGGCAATGACGCGACGATCGCGGCGCTGCAGCTGATCCTGGCGGGCGATCAGTACAACACCATCTCGAAGCCGTCCGAGGTCGTGGCCGAGGCCGCCGCCAAGGTCGCCGTCGCGCTGGTGAACGGCCAGACGCCCGAGGCGAAGACCACGCTTTATGATACCCCGGCCGAGCTGTTCGTGCCCGCCGTGGTGACCAAAGAGAACATCAAGGCCGAGATCTTCGACAAGGGCATCCAGACCTATGACCAGGTCTGCACCGGCGAATACGCCGCCGCCTGCGAGGCCGCCGGCATCAGCAAGTAA
- the cysW gene encoding sulfate ABC transporter permease subunit CysW produces the protein MSDAAPARFRPPATEPPWVRILLIALAAAGMALMVGAPLAIVFAEALAEGAGAALAALRHRDALSAIALTLTITAIAVPLNAVFGIAAAWFVTRFDFRGKALLVTLIDLPFSVSPVVAGLCIVLLFGANSTVGGWLVAHGLPIVFAVPGIVLATMFVTFPFVARELIPVMIEQGRAEEEAALTLGASGWRVLRSVTLPNIRWALLYGVLLSTARAMGEFGAVAVVSGKIRGKTATMPITIEMMYNEYLSVAAFSLAALLALLALLTLLFKTALEMRHADQLSSTRRH, from the coding sequence ATGTCTGACGCGGCCCCCGCCCGTTTCCGCCCGCCCGCGACCGAACCGCCATGGGTCCGCATCCTGTTGATCGCGCTGGCTGCGGCCGGGATGGCGCTGATGGTCGGCGCCCCCCTGGCCATCGTCTTTGCCGAGGCGCTGGCCGAGGGCGCAGGGGCGGCGCTTGCCGCGCTGAGGCACCGCGACGCGCTGTCGGCGATCGCGCTGACGCTGACGATCACGGCGATCGCGGTGCCGCTGAATGCCGTCTTCGGTATCGCGGCGGCCTGGTTCGTCACCCGCTTCGATTTCCGCGGCAAGGCGCTGCTGGTCACGCTGATCGATTTGCCCTTCTCGGTCTCGCCAGTGGTGGCGGGGCTGTGCATCGTGCTGCTGTTCGGCGCCAATTCGACGGTCGGCGGATGGCTGGTCGCGCATGGCCTGCCGATCGTCTTTGCGGTGCCCGGCATCGTGCTGGCGACGATGTTCGTGACCTTTCCCTTCGTCGCGCGCGAGCTGATCCCGGTGATGATCGAGCAGGGCCGCGCCGAGGAGGAGGCGGCGCTGACGCTGGGGGCATCGGGCTGGCGCGTGCTGCGCAGCGTGACGCTGCCCAATATCCGCTGGGCGCTGCTTTACGGCGTGCTGCTCTCCACCGCCCGCGCCATGGGCGAATTCGGCGCCGTCGCCGTGGTGTCGGGCAAGATCCGCGGCAAGACGGCGACCATGCCGATCACCATCGAGATGATGTACAACGAATACCTGTCGGTCGCGGCGTTTTCGCTGGCGGCGCTGCTGGCGCTGCTGGCGCTGCTGACGCTGCTGTTCAAGACCGCGCTGGAAATGCGCCATGCCGACCAGCTTTCCTCGACCCGCCGCCATTGA
- a CDS encoding LacI family DNA-binding transcriptional regulator: MPRRATIYDIARLAEVSPGAVSSVLNGTWAKRRISRMTADRVNRIAAEQGYAVNFQASMLRRERSHVIGMIVPKYDNRYFGAIAERFETMARARGLFPVITCTRRDPDLEFEAAREMVSYQAECLVVTGATDPDRIAALCHAAGVRAINLDLPGRLAPSVLSDNFDGALRLTRLLVRRTEADFGAPVPLWFVGGRVGDNNTTERLRGFHAALAEAGRSAEPSHIVTPGYSSAPVAAELGRAAPAAPLGIFANSTIAVEGVMRVVAGLPDPAGVRMACFDWDPFAALLPQMIAMARQDVEGMLARLFALIDGEECPAAARTEIPCILELAPRPSGRAAG; the protein is encoded by the coding sequence ATGCCACGGCGGGCGACGATATATGACATCGCCCGGCTGGCCGAGGTCAGTCCGGGCGCCGTCAGTTCGGTCCTGAACGGAACCTGGGCCAAGCGCCGGATCAGCCGCATGACGGCCGACCGGGTCAACCGCATCGCTGCCGAACAGGGCTATGCCGTCAACTTTCAGGCCAGCATGCTGCGCCGCGAGCGTTCGCATGTCATCGGCATGATCGTCCCGAAATACGACAACCGCTATTTCGGCGCCATCGCCGAGCGGTTCGAGACGATGGCCCGAGCCCGCGGCCTGTTTCCGGTGATAACCTGCACCCGGCGCGATCCCGACCTGGAATTCGAGGCGGCGCGCGAGATGGTGTCCTATCAGGCCGAGTGCCTGGTCGTCACCGGGGCCACAGACCCAGACCGGATCGCCGCCCTTTGCCACGCGGCCGGCGTCAGGGCGATCAACCTTGACCTGCCGGGGCGGCTTGCGCCCTCGGTCCTGTCGGACAATTTCGACGGGGCCTTGCGGCTGACGCGGCTGCTGGTCCGGCGGACCGAGGCCGATTTCGGCGCGCCGGTCCCGCTGTGGTTCGTGGGGGGGCGCGTGGGCGACAACAACACGACCGAACGCCTGCGCGGCTTTCATGCCGCCCTGGCCGAGGCGGGCCGGTCTGCCGAGCCGTCGCATATCGTGACGCCCGGCTATTCGTCGGCCCCTGTCGCGGCCGAGCTGGGCCGCGCCGCCCCCGCCGCCCCGCTGGGCATCTTTGCCAACTCGACCATCGCGGTCGAGGGGGTGATGCGCGTTGTCGCCGGGCTGCCCGACCCGGCAGGGGTGCGGATGGCCTGCTTTGACTGGGATCCCTTCGCCGCCCTGCTGCCCCAGATGATCGCCATGGCGCGCCAGGATGTGGAGGGCATGCTGGCCCGGCTGTTTGCCCTGATCGACGGCGAAGAATGTCCGGCCGCCGCACGGACCGAAATTCCGTGCATCCTGGAACTGGCGCCCCGACCATCCGGCCGCGCGGCGGGTTGA
- a CDS encoding sulfate ABC transporter substrate-binding protein, translating to MTALVAGMLALPQTGAAADLLNVSYDPTRELYRDVNTAFAKAWTDAGHPAPTIETSHGGSGAQARAVIEGLDAQVVTLALGGDIDRIAAAGKLPADWQSKRPHNASPYTSTIVFLVHKGNPKGIRDWGDLIGEGVEVITPNPKSSGGARWNYLAAWAWAEKNGQDPRDFVGKLYQHVPVLDSGARGATTTFAQRGIGDVLLAWENEAYLALEEMGKDQFDIVVPSVSILAEPPVAVVEANIKNDEQRQLAEGYLDFLYSPQGQALAYKHFYRAWDASAAAPEDVARFPKLDLVDIAHFGGWSKAQAEHFGDGGIFDQIYVPK from the coding sequence ATGACGGCGCTTGTCGCAGGGATGCTGGCCTTGCCGCAGACCGGCGCCGCCGCTGATCTGCTCAATGTCAGCTATGACCCGACGCGCGAGCTTTACCGGGACGTGAACACCGCCTTTGCCAAGGCCTGGACCGATGCGGGCCATCCCGCCCCTACGATCGAGACGAGCCACGGCGGATCGGGCGCGCAGGCCCGCGCGGTGATCGAGGGGCTGGATGCGCAGGTGGTCACGCTGGCGCTGGGCGGCGACATCGACCGCATCGCCGCCGCCGGCAAGCTGCCCGCCGACTGGCAATCCAAGCGGCCCCACAATGCCTCGCCCTATACCTCGACCATCGTGTTCCTGGTGCACAAGGGCAACCCCAAGGGGATCAGGGACTGGGGCGACCTGATCGGCGAGGGCGTCGAGGTCATCACCCCTAACCCGAAATCATCGGGCGGGGCGCGCTGGAACTATCTGGCGGCCTGGGCCTGGGCCGAAAAGAACGGCCAGGACCCAAGGGACTTTGTCGGCAAGCTGTACCAGCATGTCCCGGTGCTGGATTCCGGCGCGCGGGGCGCCACCACCACCTTTGCCCAGCGCGGGATCGGCGACGTGCTGCTGGCCTGGGAAAACGAGGCCTATCTGGCGCTCGAGGAGATGGGCAAGGACCAGTTCGACATCGTCGTGCCCTCGGTCAGCATCCTGGCCGAGCCGCCGGTTGCCGTGGTCGAGGCCAACATCAAAAACGATGAACAGCGCCAGCTGGCCGAAGGCTATCTGGACTTTTTGTATTCGCCCCAGGGACAGGCGCTGGCCTACAAGCATTTCTACCGCGCCTGGGATGCCTCGGCCGCCGCGCCCGAGGATGTGGCCCGCTTCCCCAAGCTGGATCTGGTGGACATCGCCCATTTCGGCGGCTGGTCCAAGGCCCAGGCCGAGCATTTCGGCGACGGCGGCATCTTCGACCAGATCTACGTCCCCAAGTGA
- a CDS encoding heavy metal translocating P-type ATPase: MNAHADPSITDPQSAGRITLPVEGMTCASCVGRVERALRGVPGVASAAVNLATERADLRLNAPVPRAALVAAVEKAGYGVPAAAAASVDLAIEGMTCASCVGRVERALKAVPGVAAAAVNLATERARVQGTADPQALAAAVAGAGYQVRVIAPAGTAPQATAGADEAAAARREAERLSLRRDLILAAVLTLPVFVLEMGGHMIGGFHALVGRTIGMQASWYLQCLLTLAILAGPGQRFYRKGIPALLRGAPDMNSLVAVGTLAAFGYSAVATFAPQLLPAGTVHVYYEAAAVIVTLILLGRFLEARARGRTSQAITRLVGLQPRTARLRRAGTAPAEIAAADVAPGDVIEVRPGERIPVDGQVVEGESWVDESMITGEPVPVEKRPGAPVTGGTINQRGALALRATAVGGDTVLAQIIRMVEEAQGSKLPIQALVDRVTMWFVPAVMAAAALTFAAWLLFGPDPALTFALVNAVAVLIVACPCAMGLATPTSIMVGTGRGAELGILFRRGEALQLLRDTRIVALDKTGTLTRGRPALTDLELAPGFDRGGVLALIAAVEARSEHPIARAIAAAAEGEGLALPPVSDFAAAVGLGVRARADGQWVEIGADRFMAQLGHDVSGFAAVAQRLGDEGKTPLYAAIGGRLAAIIAVADPIKDSTPAAIAALHAQGLKVAMITGDNRRTAEAIARRLGIDDVVAEVLPEGKVAAVRRLKAAHGTLAYVGDGINDAPALAEGDVGLAIGTGTDVAIEAADVVLMSGSLAGVPNAIALSRATIGNIRQNLFWAFAYNTALIPLAAGLLYPARGILLSPMVAAGAMALSSVFVLGNALRLRGFVPPTLPARSPAAG; encoded by the coding sequence ATGAACGCCCATGCCGACCCATCCATCACCGATCCGCAGTCGGCTGGCAGGATCACCCTGCCGGTCGAGGGGATGACCTGCGCCTCATGCGTGGGCCGCGTGGAACGGGCGCTGAGGGGGGTGCCGGGCGTTGCCTCGGCCGCCGTCAACCTTGCGACCGAACGGGCCGACCTGCGCCTGAACGCACCGGTCCCGCGCGCGGCGCTGGTCGCCGCAGTCGAAAAGGCGGGCTATGGCGTGCCCGCCGCTGCGGCCGCAAGCGTCGATCTGGCCATCGAGGGGATGACCTGCGCCTCATGCGTGGGGCGGGTGGAACGGGCCCTGAAGGCCGTGCCGGGCGTCGCCGCCGCAGCCGTGAACCTGGCGACGGAGCGTGCCCGCGTGCAGGGCACGGCCGATCCGCAGGCCCTGGCAGCGGCGGTGGCGGGCGCCGGCTATCAGGTGCGGGTGATCGCGCCTGCGGGTACAGCGCCGCAGGCGACCGCCGGCGCCGATGAGGCCGCCGCCGCCCGGCGCGAGGCCGAGCGCCTGTCCCTGCGGCGCGATCTGATCCTGGCCGCGGTGCTGACGCTGCCGGTCTTCGTGCTGGAAATGGGCGGCCACATGATCGGCGGCTTTCATGCGCTGGTCGGGCGCACCATCGGGATGCAGGCCAGCTGGTATCTGCAATGCCTGCTGACGCTGGCGATCCTGGCCGGTCCGGGGCAGCGGTTCTATCGCAAGGGCATCCCGGCGCTGCTGCGGGGGGCGCCCGACATGAACAGCCTTGTGGCGGTCGGCACGCTGGCGGCCTTCGGCTATTCGGCGGTGGCTACCTTTGCGCCGCAGCTGCTGCCCGCAGGCACCGTTCATGTCTATTACGAGGCCGCGGCGGTGATCGTCACGCTGATCCTGCTGGGCCGCTTTCTCGAGGCACGGGCGCGCGGGCGCACCTCGCAGGCGATAACCCGGCTGGTCGGCCTGCAGCCGCGCACCGCGCGCCTGCGCCGCGCCGGCACCGCGCCGGCCGAGATCGCGGCGGCCGACGTGGCCCCCGGCGATGTGATCGAGGTGCGCCCCGGCGAGCGCATCCCCGTCGATGGTCAGGTGGTCGAGGGCGAAAGCTGGGTGGACGAATCGATGATCACCGGCGAGCCGGTCCCGGTGGAAAAGCGCCCCGGCGCGCCCGTCACCGGCGGCACGATCAACCAGCGCGGCGCGCTGGCGCTGCGGGCCACCGCCGTCGGGGGGGATACGGTGCTGGCCCAGATCATCCGCATGGTCGAAGAGGCGCAGGGCTCCAAGCTGCCGATCCAGGCGCTGGTGGACCGGGTGACGATGTGGTTCGTCCCCGCGGTGATGGCGGCGGCGGCGCTGACCTTTGCGGCCTGGCTCCTGTTCGGCCCCGATCCGGCGCTGACCTTTGCGCTGGTCAATGCCGTCGCCGTGCTGATCGTGGCCTGCCCCTGCGCGATGGGGCTGGCGACCCCTACCTCGATCATGGTCGGGACGGGCCGGGGGGCCGAGCTCGGCATCCTGTTCCGCCGGGGCGAGGCGCTGCAACTGCTGCGCGACACGCGCATCGTCGCGCTGGACAAGACCGGCACCCTGACGCGGGGGCGACCGGCGCTGACCGATCTTGAACTGGCGCCCGGCTTTGATCGCGGGGGGGTGCTGGCCCTGATCGCCGCCGTCGAGGCGCGGTCCGAACACCCGATCGCCCGCGCCATCGCTGCCGCGGCCGAGGGCGAGGGGCTGGCATTGCCGCCGGTCAGCGACTTTGCCGCGGCTGTCGGCCTGGGGGTGCGGGCGCGGGCGGACGGGCAATGGGTCGAGATCGGCGCCGACCGCTTCATGGCGCAGCTGGGCCATGACGTGTCGGGCTTTGCGGCCGTTGCGCAGCGTCTGGGCGATGAGGGCAAGACGCCCCTTTACGCCGCGATCGGCGGCCGGCTGGCCGCCATCATCGCCGTTGCCGACCCGATCAAGGACAGCACGCCCGCCGCCATCGCGGCGCTGCATGCCCAGGGGCTGAAGGTCGCGATGATCACCGGCGACAACCGCCGCACCGCCGAGGCAATCGCCCGCAGGCTGGGCATCGACGATGTCGTGGCCGAGGTTCTGCCCGAGGGCAAGGTCGCGGCGGTGCGCCGTCTCAAGGCCGCGCATGGCACGCTGGCCTATGTCGGCGACGGCATCAACGATGCCCCGGCGCTGGCCGAAGGCGATGTAGGGCTGGCGATCGGCACGGGAACGGATGTCGCGATCGAGGCGGCGGATGTGGTGCTGATGTCGGGCAGCCTTGCCGGGGTGCCGAACGCCATCGCCCTGTCGCGCGCAACGATCGGCAATATCCGGCAGAACCTGTTCTGGGCCTTTGCCTACAACACCGCGCTGATCCCGCTGGCGGCGGGGCTGCTGTATCCCGCGCGCGGGATCCTGCTCTCACCGATGGTCGCCGCAGGGGCGATGGCGCTGTCCTCGGTATTCGTGCTGGGCAATGCGCTGCGGCTGCGCGGGTTTGTTCCCCCCACCCTGCCGGCCCGCAGCCCGGCCGCAGGCTGA
- a CDS encoding sulfate/molybdate ABC transporter ATP-binding protein, translating into MQIEIDRITKLFGATAALHPVSLTIPSGALVSLLGPSGSGKTTLLRILGGLEYPSGGRVLFDGRDATALTVQERRAGFVFQSYALFRHMTVARNIAYGLEARPRALRPPRAEIERRVARLLDLIQLPDIGARYPSQLSGGQRQRVALARALAIEPRMLLLDEPFGALDARVRKELRQGLRDIHDKTGLTTVFVTHDQHEAMELADLVVIMSMGRIEQIGRPQDILERPATSFVRAFIEI; encoded by the coding sequence GTGCAGATCGAAATCGACCGCATCACCAAGCTGTTCGGCGCGACCGCGGCGCTGCATCCGGTGTCGCTGACGATCCCCTCGGGGGCGCTGGTATCGCTGCTGGGGCCGTCGGGCTCGGGCAAGACGACGCTGCTGCGCATCCTGGGCGGCCTTGAATATCCCAGCGGCGGGCGGGTGCTGTTCGACGGCCGGGACGCGACCGCCCTGACGGTGCAGGAACGGCGGGCGGGGTTCGTCTTTCAGTCCTATGCGCTGTTCCGCCACATGACCGTGGCGCGCAACATCGCCTATGGGCTTGAGGCGCGCCCCCGCGCCCTGCGCCCGCCGCGGGCCGAGATCGAGCGGCGGGTGGCCCGGCTGCTGGATCTTATCCAGTTGCCCGACATCGGCGCCCGCTATCCCTCGCAGCTGTCGGGCGGCCAGCGCCAGCGCGTCGCGCTGGCCCGCGCGCTGGCGATCGAGCCGCGGATGCTGCTGCTGGACGAGCCGTTCGGCGCGCTGGACGCACGGGTGCGCAAGGAACTGCGCCAGGGCCTGCGCGACATTCACGATAAAACCGGGCTGACCACCGTCTTTGTCACCCATGACCAGCATGAGGCGATGGAGCTGGCCGATCTGGTCGTCATCATGTCAATGGGCCGGATCGAACAGATCGGCCGGCCGCAGGATATCCTGGAACGCCCGGCGACATCTTTCGTGCGCGCCTTCATCGAAATATGA